DNA sequence from the Sphingomonas taxi genome:
TGAAAATCACGCCGTCACCCCCGCATAGCCCTCACGCTCCAGCTCGTGCGCGAGGTCAGCGCCACCGGTGCGGACGATACGCCCGTCGGCGAGCACGTGGACGACGTCGGGTCGCACGTAATCGAGCAGCCGCTGATAATGGGTGATCAGCAGCACCGCCTTGTCGGGCGCGCGCATGATGCGGTTGATGCCGTCGCCGACGATGCGCAGCGCGTCGATGTCGAGGCCGCTGTCGGTCTCGTCGAGGATCGCGAACTTGGGGTTGACGACGCCCATCTGCACCATCTCGTTGCGCTTCTTCTCGCCGCCGGAGAAACCGACGTTGACCGGCCGCTTGAGCATTTCGGCATCCATGTCGAGCTTGCGCGCCTCCTCTCGCGCGAGCTTGAGGAACTCCGCCCCGGACAGCGGCTTCTCACCGCGCACGCCGCGCTGCGCGTTAAGCGCCTCGCGCAGGAACTGGACGTTGCTGACGCCGGGGATCTCGACCGGATATTGGAAGCCGAGGAACACGCCCGCCGCAGCGCGCTCGTTGGGAGCAAGCTCCAGCAGGTCCTGCCCGTCGAAGGTGATCGACCCCTCGGTCACCTCATACCCAGGACGCCCGCCGAGGACATAGCCGAGCGTCGATTTGCCCGCACCGTTCGGCCCCATGATCGCATGGATCTCGCCGGCGTTCACCGCGAGGGTGAGCCCCTTGAGGATCGGCTTGCCGTCGATCTCGGCGTGCAGGTTTTCAATCTTGAGCATTGATCTGATCTTCTTCCTTTGGGGGTGGGGGGAGTCTCACCGAGACCGTCACCCGCATCCCCCACCCAATCTTACCCTACCGAGCCTTCGAGGCTGATCCCGAGCAGCTTTTGCGCCTCGACGGCGAATTCCATCGGCAATTGCTGCAGCACCTCGCGCGCGAAGCCGTTGACGATCAGCGCCACCGCCGCCTCCTGATCGAGACCACGGCTCATCGCGTAGAAGAGCTGGTCCTCGCTGATCTTCGAGGTCGTCGCCTCATGCTCGATCTGCGCCGAGGGGTTCTTCACCTCGATGTACGGCACGGTATGCGCCCCGCATTGGTCGCCGAGCAGCAGCGAATCGCATTGCGTGAAGTTGCGGACGTTCTCCGCGGTCGGCCCGACCCGGACCAGCCCGCGATAGGTATTGTCCGACCGCCCCGCCGAAATCCCCTTCGACACGATCGTCGAGCGCGATCCCTTGCCGAGGTGGATCATCTTGGTGCCGGTATCGGCCTGCTGGCGGTTGTTGGTCACCGCGACCGAATAGAATTCGCCGACGCTGTTCTCGCCGGCGAGCACGCAGCTCGGATATTTCCAGGTGATCGCCGATCCGGTCTCGACCTGCGTCCACGACACCTTGCTGTTCCGGCCCTGACACAGCGCGCGCTTGGTGACGAAATTGTAGATGCCGCCGACGCCATTCTCGTCGCCGGGATACCAGTTCTGCACGGTCGAATATTTGATCTCGGCATCGTCGAGCGCGACCAGTTCCACCACTGCGGCATGGAGCTGGTTCTCGTCGCGCATCGGCGCAGTGCAGCCTTCGAGATAGGAGACGTAGCTACCCTTGTCGGCGACGATCAGCGTCCGCTCGAACTGGCCGGTATTCTCGGCATTGATGCGGAAATAGGTCGACAGCTCCATCGGGCAGCGCACGCCTTCCGGGATGTAGACGAACGTACCGTCGGAGAAGACCGCCGAGTTGAGTGTCGCGAAATAATTGTCGCGCTGCGGCACGACCTTGCCCAGCCATTTGCGGACGAGATCGGGATATTCGCGGATCGCCTCGCTGATCGAGCGGAAGATGACCCCCGCAGCCTCCAGCTCCTTGCGGAAGGTGGTGGCGACCGAGACGCTGTCGAACACTGCATCCACCGCGACGCGGCGCTTCGGATTGCCCTCCGCATCGAGGTCCTCGACCCCGGCGAGCATCTTCTGCTCGGCGATCGGAATGCCGAGCTTCTCGTAGACGCGCAGGATCTCGGGATCGACCTCGTCGAGCGAGCCGAGCTTGGGCTTCGCCTTGGGCTCGGCGTAATAATAAGCGTCCTGATAGTCGATCGGGGGCACGTTCAGCTTGGCCCAGTCGGGCGCCGCCATCGTCTGCCACAGGCGGAACGCCTTCAGCCGCCAGTCGAGCATCCATTCGGGCTCGTTCTTCTTGGCGCTGATGTAGCGAACCGTGTCCTCGCTCAGCCCCTTGGGCGCGAAGTCTTGTTCGATATCGGACGAAAAGCCCCATTCGTAGGTCTTGGAGACGGCCGCATAGGCCTCTGCGTTCTTGGTCGCCATGGTTACACCTGTTCGCTCAGCGGAGCGGGAATGGGATCGTGGATGGGAGCGCGCGAAAGCCGGGCGAGCGAGACGCCGGCAAGCGCGCCGCGGACCGCCTCGTTGACGATCCCCCAATGCGGCCGGACGAGGCAATTGCCCTCCAGGCCGCATTCGTGGCGACTGCCCTCCACGCAGGAGGTCATCTGGATCGGCCCCTCGACCGCCTCGACGATATCGGCGAGGCTGATCGCCGCGGCGGGCCGCGCGAGGCGGAAGCCGCCGCCGGTACCGCGCGCGCTCTCGATCAGGCCGGCGCTGGACAAACGGCTGACCAGCTTCTGCGCGGTCGGCAGCGGCACGCCGGTTTCCTCGGCGAGCAGCGTCGCGTTGAGTCGCGCCGCACCGCCGCAATGGCGCGCGGCGGCGGACATCATCACGACCGCATAATCGGCAAGGCTGGAAAGTCGCATCGGCTCCGGTCGGTTGTTGCGAGCGTTTCGCAAATCGGATCAATTCGATCCGATTGCGAGATAGGGTTTTGTGCGCTGCGGTCAAGCGGGGAAGGGCGATCAGTGTGAGTGGCGTTGTCATGGGTGATGGAGGACGCGGGCAGACGCCCCCTTACTCTTCGTCATCCCGGCGGAAGCCGGGACCCATGGACGCGCGACGCGGATGATAGCGAATCACCGCGGCTCCACCGCAACCATGGGTCCCGGCGTTCGCCGGGATGACGAAGGGGGAAGCGCGAGGCAGGACTTGAAGCGTCGGGGTCGGGGATGCGATGGGCCACCCCATGTCCTACGCCCTTCGCCCGCTGCTCTTCGCGCTTGATGCCGAGCGCGCCCATGCGCTGACGCTCAAGGCGCTGGCGGTGCGCGCCAAACTGCCCGCTCCCGCCGCCAAGCCGAATCCGCGCCTCGCCACCCGTATCGGCGACCTAGCCTTCGCCAACCCGCTCGGCGTCGCTGCGGGGCTCGACAAGGACGGGGTGGCGATCGAGGGTCTGTTCGGCCTCGGCTTCGGCGCGGTCGAGATCGGTACGCTCACCCCCCTGCCCCAATCGGGCAACCCGAAGCCGCGACTGTTCCGCCTCGTCGCCGACCGCGCGGTCATCAACCGCATGGGCTTCAACAACGGCGGGCTCGAAGGCGGCCTCGCCCGCGCGCGCGCTGCCCGGCGCGGTGCCGGCCGGCTCGGCATCAACGTCGGCGCCAACAAGGACGCGACCGACCGCGTCGCCGATTACGTCGCCGGCGTCTCCGCCGCCGCGCCGCTCGCCGATTACGTCACGATCAACGTCTCCTCGCCCAACACCCCCGGCCTGCGCGATCTCCAGCACGGCGCGGCACTCGACGAACTGCTCGCCGCCTGCACCGCGGCGCGCGCCACGACGCCGCTGTTCCTGAAGATCGCCCCCGATCTCGACGCCGCGGCGATCGACGGCATCGCCCGCGCCGCGATCGGCCACGGGCTCGACGCGATCATCATGGGCAACACGACGATCTCGCGCCCGCCGCTACGGTCGCCACAAGCGGGCGAGGCCGGCGGCCTGTCGGGTGCGCCGCTCGCGACGCTCGCCCGGCAGCGACTGGCCGACCTGCGCAGCGCCACCGGCGGCGGCATCGCGCTGATCGCCGCGGGCGGAATCGACAGCGGCGCCGAAGCCTATGCGCGCATCCGCGCCGGTGCGCGCCTCGTCCAGCTCTATTCGGCGCTCGTCTACGAAGGACCGGGACTCGCCCGCCATATCCTCGCCGAGCTCGACGCCTGCCTCGTCCGCGACGGTTTCGCCGATATCACCGCGGCGGCCACGGCGTAACGGCTTGCCCTCGGCGGGCCAGCCGTTAGGCTTTGCGGCGATGAAGATCGGACTCGCGCTCGCCCTTGCCGCCGTCAGTGCCCCGGCGCTGGCCAAGGCTCCGCCGCCCCAGGCCCCCGGCCGCCAGGCGCCCGGCATGGTCAGCGCCGCCGATCCGCGCGCCGCGGCGGCGGGGGTCGAGATCCTCAAGGCGGGCGGCAGCGCCACCGACGCCGCGATCGCGACGATGCTCGCGCTCAACGTCGTCGAGCCGCAGAGTTCCGGCATCGGCGGCGGCAGCTTCTGGGTCAGCCACGCCGCCAAGACCGGCAAGGTGACGACGATCGACGCGCGCGAGGCTGCCCCCGCCGCCGCGACGCCGCGCTGGTTCTACGACGCCGCCGGCAGGCCGCTGAGCCACGACGATGCGGTGCCGGGCGGGCGCAGCGTCGGCGTGCCGGGTGCGCTGCGCGGCATGGCGCTGGCGCACCGCCAGTCGGGCAAACTGCCCTGGGCGCGCTTGTTCGAACCGGCGATCCGGCTGGCGCGCGACGGCTTCCGCGTCAGCCCGCGCTTCCGCCATTCGGACGAATCCTACGGCGACCATCTCACGCCCGAGGCGCGCGCGGTTTTCACCGTCGGCGCCGACGGCATCCTGCGCAACCCGGCACAGGCGGCGCTGCTCGACCGGATCGCGCGGCAGGGTCCCGATAGTTTCTATGTCGGCCCGCAGGCGGCGAAGCTGGTCGCGACGGTCAACGGCGCCGCGCGCAACCCGTCGACGATGACGACCGGCGATCTGGCGACCTACGACGCCAAGCCGCGCCCCGAATTGTGCGTCCCCTATCGGACCTACCGGATCTGCGGGATGGGGCCGCCGTCGTCGGGCGGCATCACCGTGCTGATGATCCTCAAACAGCTCGAACGATTCGACATGGCGAAACTGGGCAAGGACTCGCCCGTCGCCTGGCATCTGTTCGCCGAAAGCTCGCGTCTCGCTTATGCCGACCGCAACCTGTACGTCGGCGATCCCGATTACGTCCGCGTCCCGGTCAAGGGCCTGCTCGACCCCGCCTATATCGCGAAGCGCTCGGCGCTGATCGCGACCGACAGGACGATGGCGCGCGTCGCCGCCGGCACGCCGCCGGGCGCACCGGCACGCACCCCGGCGCCGGTCAGCGAGGTCGCCGGCACCACCGACCTCGCCGTCGCCGATCGCGCCGGCAACGTCGTCGAGGTAACGACGACGGTCGAGGGGCCGTTCGGCTCGGGGCTGGTCGTCGACGGCACCGTGCTCAACAACGAGCTGACCGACTTCGACATCGTGCCGGTGGATGCCGGCTATCTCGTCGCCAACCGCGTCGAGGGCGGCAAGCGGCCGCGCAGCTCGATGGCGCCGACGATCGTCTACGATGCCAACGGCAAGGTCCGTCTGGCGGTCGGCGCGGCGGGCGGATCGACGATCATCGCGCAGATCGCCAAGGCGCTGATCGGCGTGCTCGACTGGAATTTGTCGGCGCAGGAGGCGATCGCCCTCGGCCTCGTCTACGCTCCCGGCCCGGTCGCGACGCTGGAGACCGGCACCGGCGCCGCCGCGTTGCAACCCGCGCTCGCCGCGCTGGGCGAACGCACGCAGGTCGCGCCGCTCGGGCTCAAGGCGAATGCGATCGAATGGAAGCAGGGCCGTTGGGTCGGCGCCGCCGATCCGCGCAGCGAGGGCGTCGCGATCGGCGAGGACGGCAGCGTCAGCGACCCGACCCGCATGGCGCCGGTCGCCAACCGCCCTTCGGAATAAACGACGACGGCGGGCCGGCGAGCCCGGCCGCGACAGGAGAGATCATGGCCCTCGAGCGTTTCCCCAATCTCGTCACGATGTTCTTCGCACGGGCGAAGGACCGCGGCGACGCTCCCTTCCTTTGGGCGAAACGCGACGGCCAATGGGTCGCGACGAGCTGGGCGGAGGCAGCACGTCAGGTCGCGAGCCTCGCCGCGGGGCTGAAGGCGATCGGCATGAAGCCGGGCGACCGGGTGATGCTGGTCAGCGAGAACCGGCCGGAATGGTGCATCAGCGATCTCGCGATCATGGCGGCGGGCTGCATCACCGTGCCGGCCTATGTCACCAATACTGAGCGCGACCATGCCCATATCATCGCCGATTCGGGCGCATGCGGCATCATCGTGTCCACCGACAAGCTCGCGCGCGTTGTGCTCACCGCGGTGCTACGCTCCAACCAGGGCCAGATCGTCATCGGCATCGATCCGATGCGCGCGCCTTCGGCCGGCGTCGACTTCCACGACTGGCATGCGCTGATCGCCGACCATCCGACCGAGCCAACGGTGGCCGCGGCGGAGGCGACCTTCCAGCGCGACGACCTCGCCTGCATCATCTACACCAGCGGCACCGGCGGCGCGCCGCGCGGGGTGATGCAGCATCACGGCGCGATCCTGCACAATTGCAACGGCTGCGCGACGGTCATCGCCGAGGATTTCGGCGCGGGCGACGAGGTGTTTCTGTCGTTCCTGCCGCTCAGCCACGCCTATGAACATACCGGCGGCCAGCATCTGCCGATCTCGCTCGGCGGCCAGATCTATTATGCCGAGGGGCTCGACAAGCTCGCCGCCAATATCGAGGAAGTGCGCCCGACGATCATGTTCGTCGTGCCGCGACTGTTCGAGGTGCTGCGCACGCGGATCAGCAAGGCGATCGAGAAACAGGGCGGCATGTCCGCCTATCTGCTGGCGAAGGCGCTCGACGTCGGCGCGAAGGCGAATGCGGGCACGCTGCGCCTCGCCGACCGGCCCGCGCAACTGCTGGTCCGCACTCTGTTCAAGCCGAAGATCGCGAAGAAGTTCGGCGGACGGATGAAAGCGATGGTGTCGGGCGGCGCGCCGCTCAACCCGGAGATCGGGCTGTTCTTCCAGTCGCTCGGCGTCACCTTCCTGCAAGGCTATGGTCAGACCGAGGCGGCGCCGGTGATCTCGTGCAACCGGCCGAGCGCGGGCATCCGCATGGATTCGGTCGGCCCGCCGCTGATCGATACCGAGGTGCGCATCGCCGAGGACGGCGAGATCCTGGTGCGCGGCGAGCTGGTGATGCACGGCTATTGGCGCAACGAGGCCGAGACGGCGCGCGTGCTCAAGGACGGCTGGCTGCACACCGGCGACATCGGCGAGATCGACGCCGCCGGCCGGATCGCGATCACCGATCGCAAGAAAGACCTCATCATCAACGACAAGGGCGACAATGTCGCGCCGCAGAAGGTCGAGGGGATGCTGACGCTGCAACCCGAGATCGTGCAGGCGATGATCGCCGGCGACCGGCGCCCCTATATGGTCGCGCTGATCGTCCCCGACCCCGAATGGACGCAGGAATGGTGCGCGGCGAACGGCACGCTCTGCAAGTTCGAGCGGCTCGCCGAGAACAGCGAGTATCGCACCGCGATCGGCCATGCGGTGGAGCGGGTGAACAAGGATCTGTCGGTCACCGAACGCATCCGCCGCTTCGTGCTGGCCGACGCGCCGTTCACGATCGAGAACGAGCAACTGACGCCCAGCCTCAAGATCCGCCGCCACGTGATCCGCAAGGAATATGGCGACCGGCTGGACGCGCTGTATCGGGGGTGAGGTAGCCTCGCGAAGGCTCCCGCCCTGTCCTCCCCTCCGCCAGCTTGAATAACCTTACTGCGGGCGGAGCCGGCGGCAGCGAAGTTCGATCGGTTTCTTTATCAGATTCGTCACCCCGGACTTGTTCCGGGGTCCACCGGGCCGCGAGAGAACGGTGTCGAAACAGGCCTTTCTACTCGCCGCAGGGTGGACCCCGGAACAAGTCCGGGGTGACGGGGTGGGCTTGGAAGACGACAGGCTTGCGCGAGCGTCCATATGCGATAGCCCTGCCCTGCCGGGGGAGGATTTCCGTCACTTCCCCTTTCGCGGCAGCACGGCCAGCGTCCAGTCCTTCGCCGGCACCAGATATTTCGCCGCGGTCGCCTGCAACACATCGGGCGTCACGTCGCCGAAGTCGCGGCCGATGCGACGCGTCGCCTCCAGCCGGCGATCGTCATAGGCCCCGCCCGACAGCTCGCGCAGCCAGAACAGGCTGCTTGTCGCCGCGCGCGCATAGACCTGCTGCAACGGCCCCTTCACCCGCGCCAGCTCGTCGGCGCCGATCGGCGTCTTGGCGAGATCGGCGGCGATCTCGCGCGACAGGCGGAAGAACAGGTCGACGTTCGCCGGCGCGACCTGGCTCACCGCCATCAGGCGGCCGCCGCCCGGCAGCCCCTTGGGCCAGTTGCTCGCGACGCCGGGACTGTAGCTCGCCCCCGCCGCCTGCCGCATCCGCTCGAACAATCGGTCGCTGAACACCTGCGCCAGCACGTCGAGACGGCGCGCCTCGGCGATGTCGGCGACGCCGGCGCCGGTCGGCCAGGCGATCACCGCGCTCGCCTGATTGTCGGGGCCCTTGTGGTAGCGCAGCACCGGCGTCGCGACATGCGCGGGGAAACGCACCGGCGGCGCCGCCGTCGTCGGCTGGGTGCGCGCGGGGATCGCGCCGAGGCTCTTGGCCACCGCGGCGATCGCCTCGTCCGCCTTGACGTCGCCGAACACGTCGACCTCGATCGGACCGCTGGCGAGCAGCGGCGCCCAGAACGCCTCGAACGCCTTGGGCGTCAGCGCGTCGACCGCCTTGGCGTCGGGCGTCGCCCAGCGCGGATCGCCGGCATGCAGCAGCCCTTCCAGATCGCGCGACAGCACGCCGTCCGCGGACGAATCATAACCGGGAATCGCGGTCAACGCCGCCGATTTGGCGCGTGCCACCGGCGCCGGGTCCCAGCGCGGATGCGCCAGCTTGGCGGCGATCAGCGTCAGTTCGTCGGCATAATCCTTGGGGCTGCTCAGCGCGGCGATCGAGAAGGTGTCCTCGTCGATGCCGAAATCGAGGCCGAGCTGCCGCCCCGCGGTGAGCTGGTCGAGATCGTCCTGCCCCAGATTGCCGATGCCGCTTTCCATCAGCGCGAGGTCGCCCGCCCACGCCGGGCTCGGCCGGTTGGCGGGCAGCGAATTATAGCCGCGGCCGAACCGCACCCGCACGAAGACGCGGCCGGTATCGTCGGGGTTGGCGAACACCAGCATGCGCACGCCATTGGCGAACACCACCTTTTCCGCTGGCAGCCCGACGAGCGGCTCGCGCGACGCAACCGTGCCGGCGGCGCCGAGCGCCGGCAGCTTGGTGAAGTCGACCGCCGCCTGGCTGGCGCGCTTGATCGTCAGCGTCGACACGTCCGCCTTGAGCGCGGCGGCGAGCTTCTCCGCCGTCCCCTTCTCCGCGGTGCGCGTGTTGACCAGCGCCCGCGTGGCGTCGCCCTGGAACAGTTTCTTCGACGAGGCGAGCACCGCAGCGGGGTTGAACATCCCCTTCTGCTTCGCTTCGGTCAGGATCGCATAGCTGTTCTCGGGCGCGGTCACCGTCTCGCGGATGTCGAGCGCGCCGGCCATGTCGTCGGCCTGTTTGGCGCTCGCCTCGACCCGCGCGGTCTCGACGCTGTTGCGGATCGCGACCTCGTAATCGGCATATTCGCGGTCGATCTCGGCCTGCGTCGGCGCGCTGTTCTGCGCATCGGCGATCACCGCGCGCACGTCCTTCAACGCCTGTTCCCACTGGTCGCCGACCGGCAGGATCAGCACCGAGGTCATGTTCGCCGAGCGCGACCGGTCGTCGAGGTCGACCCCCGCCTGCACGAAGCTCGCACCGGCGCGCGCGCGCCGCTCGAGCCGCCGGCTGATCACCTTCGCGGCGATCGTGTCGACCATCCGCTTCTGGT
Encoded proteins:
- the sufC gene encoding Fe-S cluster assembly ATPase SufC, which translates into the protein MLKIENLHAEIDGKPILKGLTLAVNAGEIHAIMGPNGAGKSTLGYVLGGRPGYEVTEGSITFDGQDLLELAPNERAAAGVFLGFQYPVEIPGVSNVQFLREALNAQRGVRGEKPLSGAEFLKLAREEARKLDMDAEMLKRPVNVGFSGGEKKRNEMVQMGVVNPKFAILDETDSGLDIDALRIVGDGINRIMRAPDKAVLLITHYQRLLDYVRPDVVHVLADGRIVRTGGADLAHELEREGYAGVTA
- the sufB gene encoding Fe-S cluster assembly protein SufB — translated: MATKNAEAYAAVSKTYEWGFSSDIEQDFAPKGLSEDTVRYISAKKNEPEWMLDWRLKAFRLWQTMAAPDWAKLNVPPIDYQDAYYYAEPKAKPKLGSLDEVDPEILRVYEKLGIPIAEQKMLAGVEDLDAEGNPKRRVAVDAVFDSVSVATTFRKELEAAGVIFRSISEAIREYPDLVRKWLGKVVPQRDNYFATLNSAVFSDGTFVYIPEGVRCPMELSTYFRINAENTGQFERTLIVADKGSYVSYLEGCTAPMRDENQLHAAVVELVALDDAEIKYSTVQNWYPGDENGVGGIYNFVTKRALCQGRNSKVSWTQVETGSAITWKYPSCVLAGENSVGEFYSVAVTNNRQQADTGTKMIHLGKGSRSTIVSKGISAGRSDNTYRGLVRVGPTAENVRNFTQCDSLLLGDQCGAHTVPYIEVKNPSAQIEHEATTSKISEDQLFYAMSRGLDQEAAVALIVNGFAREVLQQLPMEFAVEAQKLLGISLEGSVG
- a CDS encoding SUF system Fe-S cluster assembly regulator, which codes for MRLSSLADYAVVMMSAAARHCGGAARLNATLLAEETGVPLPTAQKLVSRLSSAGLIESARGTGGGFRLARPAAAISLADIVEAVEGPIQMTSCVEGSRHECGLEGNCLVRPHWGIVNEAVRGALAGVSLARLSRAPIHDPIPAPLSEQV
- a CDS encoding quinone-dependent dihydroorotate dehydrogenase, whose product is MSYALRPLLFALDAERAHALTLKALAVRAKLPAPAAKPNPRLATRIGDLAFANPLGVAAGLDKDGVAIEGLFGLGFGAVEIGTLTPLPQSGNPKPRLFRLVADRAVINRMGFNNGGLEGGLARARAARRGAGRLGINVGANKDATDRVADYVAGVSAAAPLADYVTINVSSPNTPGLRDLQHGAALDELLAACTAARATTPLFLKIAPDLDAAAIDGIARAAIGHGLDAIIMGNTTISRPPLRSPQAGEAGGLSGAPLATLARQRLADLRSATGGGIALIAAGGIDSGAEAYARIRAGARLVQLYSALVYEGPGLARHILAELDACLVRDGFADITAAATA
- the ggt gene encoding gamma-glutamyltransferase — its product is MKIGLALALAAVSAPALAKAPPPQAPGRQAPGMVSAADPRAAAAGVEILKAGGSATDAAIATMLALNVVEPQSSGIGGGSFWVSHAAKTGKVTTIDAREAAPAAATPRWFYDAAGRPLSHDDAVPGGRSVGVPGALRGMALAHRQSGKLPWARLFEPAIRLARDGFRVSPRFRHSDESYGDHLTPEARAVFTVGADGILRNPAQAALLDRIARQGPDSFYVGPQAAKLVATVNGAARNPSTMTTGDLATYDAKPRPELCVPYRTYRICGMGPPSSGGITVLMILKQLERFDMAKLGKDSPVAWHLFAESSRLAYADRNLYVGDPDYVRVPVKGLLDPAYIAKRSALIATDRTMARVAAGTPPGAPARTPAPVSEVAGTTDLAVADRAGNVVEVTTTVEGPFGSGLVVDGTVLNNELTDFDIVPVDAGYLVANRVEGGKRPRSSMAPTIVYDANGKVRLAVGAAGGSTIIAQIAKALIGVLDWNLSAQEAIALGLVYAPGPVATLETGTGAAALQPALAALGERTQVAPLGLKANAIEWKQGRWVGAADPRSEGVAIGEDGSVSDPTRMAPVANRPSE
- a CDS encoding AMP-dependent synthetase/ligase, encoding MMALERFPNLVTMFFARAKDRGDAPFLWAKRDGQWVATSWAEAARQVASLAAGLKAIGMKPGDRVMLVSENRPEWCISDLAIMAAGCITVPAYVTNTERDHAHIIADSGACGIIVSTDKLARVVLTAVLRSNQGQIVIGIDPMRAPSAGVDFHDWHALIADHPTEPTVAAAEATFQRDDLACIIYTSGTGGAPRGVMQHHGAILHNCNGCATVIAEDFGAGDEVFLSFLPLSHAYEHTGGQHLPISLGGQIYYAEGLDKLAANIEEVRPTIMFVVPRLFEVLRTRISKAIEKQGGMSAYLLAKALDVGAKANAGTLRLADRPAQLLVRTLFKPKIAKKFGGRMKAMVSGGAPLNPEIGLFFQSLGVTFLQGYGQTEAAPVISCNRPSAGIRMDSVGPPLIDTEVRIAEDGEILVRGELVMHGYWRNEAETARVLKDGWLHTGDIGEIDAAGRIAITDRKKDLIINDKGDNVAPQKVEGMLTLQPEIVQAMIAGDRRPYMVALIVPDPEWTQEWCAANGTLCKFERLAENSEYRTAIGHAVERVNKDLSVTERIRRFVLADAPFTIENEQLTPSLKIRRHVIRKEYGDRLDALYRG
- a CDS encoding M16 family metallopeptidase: MAFFTRAFAPVLVLALASATLAQVRAPARPASSTAAAPDAGVKVDPTPWLYKGSDLAHDPAWVFGTLPNGLRYAVRKNGVPPGQVSIRVRIDAGSLYEKDSERGYAHFIEHLSFRGSEYVPDGEAKRVWQRFGATFGSDSNASTTPTQTLYKLDLPSATDQTVDESLKILSGMMAAPALTDAAVSAERPIVLAERREQPGPQVKLQDAMNRLFFAGQPLAERSPIGTVETLDAANGASIKAFHDRWYRPERAVVIISGDMDPATLGQMVTRHFAGWKGNGPNPADPDFGKPDPKQPTSATLVEPGLPPLVMMGVMRPWQYNDDTKIFNQKRMVDTIAAKVISRRLERRARAGASFVQAGVDLDDRSRSANMTSVLILPVGDQWEQALKDVRAVIADAQNSAPTQAEIDREYADYEVAIRNSVETARVEASAKQADDMAGALDIRETVTAPENSYAILTEAKQKGMFNPAAVLASSKKLFQGDATRALVNTRTAEKGTAEKLAAALKADVSTLTIKRASQAAVDFTKLPALGAAGTVASREPLVGLPAEKVVFANGVRMLVFANPDDTGRVFVRVRFGRGYNSLPANRPSPAWAGDLALMESGIGNLGQDDLDQLTAGRQLGLDFGIDEDTFSIAALSSPKDYADELTLIAAKLAHPRWDPAPVARAKSAALTAIPGYDSSADGVLSRDLEGLLHAGDPRWATPDAKAVDALTPKAFEAFWAPLLASGPIEVDVFGDVKADEAIAAVAKSLGAIPARTQPTTAAPPVRFPAHVATPVLRYHKGPDNQASAVIAWPTGAGVADIAEARRLDVLAQVFSDRLFERMRQAAGASYSPGVASNWPKGLPGGGRLMAVSQVAPANVDLFFRLSREIAADLAKTPIGADELARVKGPLQQVYARAATSSLFWLRELSGGAYDDRRLEATRRIGRDFGDVTPDVLQATAAKYLVPAKDWTLAVLPRKGK